The window ATGGCCGACCAGGCACCCGAGCCGATGCTCACCGTCGACGAGCTGGCGGCCAGGGCGGGCGTCACCGTGCGCACCGTACGGTTCTACAGCACCCGCGGGCTTTTGCCCCCTCCCGTGATCGGCCCTCGTCGGGTCGGGCACTACGGACCGGAGCACGTGTCCCGCCTCGCCCTGATCGAGGAACTGCAGCACCAGGGCATGACGTTGTCGGCCATCGAGCGCTATCTGGACGCCCTGCCCGACGATCTGAGCGCGCACGATCTCGCGATCCACCGGGCGATGGTGTCCAGTTGGGCTCCGGACGCGGCCCAGGAGGTCTCGCGCGAGGAGTTGGAGAAGCGGGCGGGGCGGAGCCTGTCGGACACCGACGTCCGGCGGCTGACGGCGATGAACGTGCTGTCCGCCTCGGGGGGCGGGTTCCGGGTGGACGTGGGGCTGCTGCGGCTGGGGGTCGCGCTGCTCGACGTACCGATCGCGCACGAGACGATCCTGGCGGCGCGAAAGGTGCTCATCGAGCACACCAGGTCGGCGGCGCACGAGCTGACGGCGCTGTTCCGGGACGAGGTGTGGGGGCCGTTCACCCGGGACGAGAGCGATCCCGAGCGGGTGGAGTCGATGAAGGCGCTGTCGGCGCACATGCAGCCGATGGTGGTGCAGGCGCTGGTGACGGCCTTCCAGCGGTCGCTGCGGGAGGAACTGCGGGCGGCGTTCGTGTCCGGCGAGGCGCCCGACGGGCATTAGCCGTCCTGCCGCACCCCCGGCCCTGCTTTGGCGAGCGGGGCCGACGCGTTCTCAGTACGCTGGAGGAGAGTCTTTGCGCCCGCCGGCCCCTGCTCTAAGCGGGTCGGCCCCAGCGGCCCCAGCGGATTCCGCCGCTCAAGGCGGCGGCCACCCCTGCACGCATCCGGCAGGTGTTTCCATGGACCTCACCACCATCAACGAAGTCGTCCGGCGTCCGTCCGACCCGCCGGGCGTGCACTGGCGCGAGGGCGATGCCTGGCTCGCGGGCGGCACGTGGCTGTTCTCCGCCGAGCAGCCGGGCCTGCGCCGCCTGATCGATCTGACGGCGTTGGGCTGGGATCCCCTGGTGCCGGGCGACGCGGGCCTCGGGATCGGCGCCACGTGCACCATCCGCGACCTGTACTCCTTCACGCCGCCCGCCGACTGGACCGCGGGCCCCCTCTTCGCGGCGGGCTGCGACGCGTTCCTGTCCTCGTTCAAGGTCTGGAACTCGGCGACCGTCGGCGGGAACATCTGCATGTCCTTGCCTGCCGGCCCCATGATCACGCTGACGGTCGCGCTGGAGGCCGAGTACGAGCTGTGGGCCCCCGACGGGTCCGTGCGCACCGTCGATGCGCTCGACTTCGTGACCGGGAACCATCGCAACGTCCTCTCTCCCGGGGAAATCCTGCGGCGCATCGACATTCCGGCGCGCGCCCTG of the Streptomyces sp. NBC_01294 genome contains:
- a CDS encoding FAD binding domain-containing protein; amino-acid sequence: MDLTTINEVVRRPSDPPGVHWREGDAWLAGGTWLFSAEQPGLRRLIDLTALGWDPLVPGDAGLGIGATCTIRDLYSFTPPADWTAGPLFAAGCDAFLSSFKVWNSATVGGNICMSLPAGPMITLTVALEAEYELWAPDGSVRTVDALDFVTGNHRNVLSPGEILRRIDIPARALRKRTAHRRFALTHLGRSTVFLIGTQTPGTNDLLLTVTAGTTRPVRVAFDTMPDARTLQQSINVIPANVWFADPNGTPEHRHHLTLHFAEEIRHELTAGGAA
- a CDS encoding MerR family transcriptional regulator, translating into MADQAPEPMLTVDELAARAGVTVRTVRFYSTRGLLPPPVIGPRRVGHYGPEHVSRLALIEELQHQGMTLSAIERYLDALPDDLSAHDLAIHRAMVSSWAPDAAQEVSREELEKRAGRSLSDTDVRRLTAMNVLSASGGGFRVDVGLLRLGVALLDVPIAHETILAARKVLIEHTRSAAHELTALFRDEVWGPFTRDESDPERVESMKALSAHMQPMVVQALVTAFQRSLREELRAAFVSGEAPDGH